A part of Winslowiella toletana genomic DNA contains:
- a CDS encoding MBL fold metallo-hydrolase: MKPLYEDLWISTPEFPAAETEPELMMHGFMLKHPRGNLLIARVEHPEDHQALADLGGVMRHYLTHWHEAAPGALAIQQRFNSALYCHTRALGPVSLVLEPDATLNTMESHFGDFHILPSPGHTPGCCSFFYHSPYGRSYLFVGDTLTQDKGRWITVTVADSNAADLQQTLAHYRTLQPDVVLMSTTRGHLSWQEVTREQWQDAINQAEQSPLDMRDAPHY; the protein is encoded by the coding sequence ATGAAGCCGCTGTATGAAGATCTGTGGATCTCCACACCAGAATTTCCCGCGGCTGAAACTGAGCCTGAATTAATGATGCACGGCTTTATGCTGAAGCATCCGCGCGGCAACCTGCTGATTGCGCGGGTAGAACATCCGGAAGATCATCAGGCATTAGCCGATCTGGGCGGCGTGATGCGCCACTACCTGACGCACTGGCATGAAGCGGCTCCCGGTGCGCTGGCGATCCAGCAGCGTTTTAACAGCGCGCTTTACTGCCATACGCGCGCGCTCGGTCCGGTGAGTCTGGTACTGGAGCCGGATGCTACTCTGAACACCATGGAGAGCCATTTTGGCGATTTCCATATTCTGCCGTCACCCGGCCATACGCCAGGCTGCTGTAGCTTTTTTTATCATTCGCCCTACGGCAGAAGTTACCTGTTTGTTGGTGATACGCTGACGCAGGATAAAGGACGCTGGATCACCGTCACCGTCGCCGACAGCAACGCCGCCGATCTGCAACAGACGCTGGCGCACTACCGTACTCTGCAACCGGATGTGGTGTTAATGAGCACCACGCGCGGTCATCTCTCCTGGCAGGAAGTGACGCGCGAGCAGTGGCAGGATGCGATTAATCAGGCGGAGCAGTCGCCGCTGGATATGCGCGACGCCCCGCACTATTAA
- a CDS encoding GNAT family N-acetyltransferase — translation MELKITATPSHQDLDEIKAGLMAFNARHIDIDEIKSIAVFVCDKQGKKQAGLTGSTSGNWLRIDMLWVSDALRGQGVGSQLIQAAEQEARARGCIYAQVDTASFQARPFYEKQGYQLRFSLDNYPRVHQRHYLTKSLQA, via the coding sequence ATGGAACTTAAAATTACCGCCACCCCCAGCCATCAGGATCTGGATGAAATAAAAGCGGGATTGATGGCCTTTAACGCCAGACATATTGATATCGATGAAATTAAATCGATAGCGGTATTTGTCTGCGATAAACAGGGTAAAAAGCAGGCGGGACTGACCGGTTCGACCTCCGGCAACTGGCTGCGCATTGATATGTTGTGGGTCAGTGACGCTTTACGCGGGCAGGGCGTCGGTAGCCAGCTAATCCAGGCGGCGGAGCAGGAAGCGCGTGCGCGCGGCTGTATTTATGCGCAGGTGGATACCGCCAGTTTCCAGGCACGCCCGTTCTATGAAAAGCAGGGCTATCAGCTGCGCTTCTCGCTGGATAATTATCCGCGCGTGCATCAGCGCCACTATCTGACCAAATCCCTGCAGGCTTAA
- a CDS encoding KTSC domain-containing protein has translation MKRRNVNSTKIHTVGYDMDNKLLEIEFQQQEIYRYRHVPLTIFHLLMAAKSKGQFFAENIKNQYPHNKVA, from the coding sequence ATGAAACGCCGAAATGTTAATTCCACTAAAATTCATACCGTTGGCTACGATATGGATAATAAACTGCTGGAAATAGAGTTTCAGCAACAGGAAATATATCGTTACCGGCATGTCCCGCTGACTATTTTCCATTTACTGATGGCAGCGAAGTCAAAAGGACAGTTTTTTGCCGAAAATATTAAAAATCAGTATCCGCATAATAAGGTAGCCTGA
- the emtA gene encoding membrane-bound lytic murein transglycosylase EmtA, translating into MKTRSLILCALLLAGCASETPRHAPPERQTPLTKAPPEKVSQAWSMFTEDAASHYGVDERLINAIISVESGGNPTVVSRSNAIGLMQIKASTAGREVYRARGQHGQPSGSELRDPARNIDIGTAYLRILQSQQLAGIRDPETLRYATIVSYANGAGALLRTFSRNRDRAIAMINTMTPQEFYQHVQEKHPAAQAPRYLWKVTTAYRTI; encoded by the coding sequence GTGAAAACCCGATCGCTGATTTTATGTGCACTGTTACTGGCGGGATGCGCCAGTGAAACCCCGCGACATGCGCCACCCGAGCGGCAAACACCGTTAACCAAAGCGCCGCCGGAAAAAGTTTCTCAGGCCTGGTCAATGTTTACTGAAGACGCGGCCAGCCATTATGGCGTTGATGAACGGCTGATTAACGCCATTATCAGCGTCGAATCCGGTGGCAATCCAACGGTAGTCAGCCGTTCGAATGCCATTGGGTTAATGCAAATCAAAGCCTCCACCGCCGGTCGCGAAGTGTACCGTGCGCGCGGTCAGCACGGTCAGCCGAGCGGATCTGAGCTGCGCGATCCGGCACGCAATATTGATATCGGCACTGCTTATCTGCGTATTTTGCAGTCACAACAGCTGGCTGGCATCCGTGACCCGGAAACCCTGCGCTATGCCACTATTGTCTCCTACGCGAATGGCGCCGGGGCGCTGCTGCGAACCTTCTCCCGTAACCGCGACCGCGCGATTGCGATGATTAATACCATGACGCCGCAGGAGTTTTACCAGCATGTGCAGGAAAAACATCCGGCCGCTCAGGCGCCGCGTTACCTGTGGAAAGTGACCACCGCTTACCGCACCATCTGA
- a CDS encoding AraC family transcriptional regulator, with protein sequence MSQSHDLASELLLGMRLLGVQYKRIEMARPFGIHFASAPGRAQFHFVSRGPVLLRTASGELWTLNSGDAVLLPQSVDHLLLSSPDIPATDITAFDATAVCDNVCCIQSGADGVGNAPGALIFSGCMEFDLGGMQPLIRAMPELMLVSTLMHQYPEVQPMLDAMERESQARRAGYAGILSRLADVVAAFIVRGWVENGCGNTAGWLQALRDPRLGKALVALHRDPGRNWTVALLAAEMGSSRTVFAERFLTVTGMTPLRYLTELRMQLAVQWISQDGEAIETVAWRLGYGSLAAFSRAFKRINGKSPGALRSKAALS encoded by the coding sequence ATAAGCCAGAGTCACGATCTTGCCAGTGAATTGTTACTGGGAATGCGCCTGCTGGGCGTCCAGTACAAACGTATCGAAATGGCGCGGCCGTTTGGCATCCACTTTGCCAGTGCGCCAGGCCGCGCGCAGTTCCATTTTGTCAGCCGGGGACCCGTGCTGCTGCGTACCGCCAGTGGTGAACTCTGGACGCTGAACAGCGGCGATGCGGTATTACTGCCGCAAAGCGTCGATCACCTGCTGCTCTCTTCGCCTGACATCCCCGCCACCGATATCACCGCTTTTGACGCCACAGCAGTGTGCGACAACGTTTGTTGTATTCAATCCGGTGCGGATGGCGTCGGCAATGCGCCGGGTGCCCTGATCTTTAGTGGCTGTATGGAGTTTGATTTGGGGGGAATGCAGCCGCTGATCAGGGCGATGCCGGAACTGATGCTGGTCAGCACCCTGATGCATCAGTATCCCGAAGTTCAGCCAATGCTCGATGCGATGGAGCGCGAATCGCAGGCCAGGCGCGCGGGTTACGCCGGTATTCTCTCACGGCTGGCCGATGTGGTGGCGGCTTTTATCGTGCGCGGCTGGGTGGAAAACGGGTGTGGTAATACTGCTGGCTGGTTGCAGGCGCTGCGTGATCCACGGCTGGGCAAAGCGCTGGTCGCGCTGCATCGCGATCCGGGACGCAACTGGACGGTGGCGCTGCTGGCGGCAGAGATGGGAAGTTCTCGCACGGTGTTTGCTGAGCGATTTTTAACGGTGACCGGAATGACGCCATTGCGTTATCTGACAGAACTGCGCATGCAGCTGGCAGTACAGTGGATTAGTCAGGATGGTGAAGCGATTGAAACTGTTGCCTGGCGTCTGGGATACGGCTCGCTGGCGGCGTTTAGCCGCGCCTTTAAGCGTATCAATGGCAAAAGCC
- the ldcA gene encoding muramoyltetrapeptide carboxypeptidase, with protein sequence MRSGTSRLFHLVAPSGYCHNQAAARRGIERLSAAGHRVENRAVISRRFQRFAGDDRERLQDINALATLSALPDIVLAVRGGYGATRLLDQVDYPALRQLAGQPLAICGHSDFTALQLALLTQSGLITFSGPMLCSNFGAEQLSDFTIEHFWRAITQPEFSVEWQTTAPDTQVSGTLWGGNLAMIASLVGTPWLPQGDDGILVIEDVNEHPFRTERMLLQLHQSGILARQRAIITGSFTGVTLSEYDNGFDFPDVWQRIRELSGLPVITDLAFGHHQDTVTLPLGAQAVLQVNQGCSQLSIKGHPTLR encoded by the coding sequence ATGAGGTCTGGAACTTCCCGACTTTTTCATCTGGTTGCGCCATCGGGTTATTGTCACAACCAGGCTGCCGCCCGGCGGGGTATCGAGCGGCTAAGCGCAGCGGGCCATCGCGTGGAGAATCGCGCCGTTATCAGCCGCCGTTTTCAGCGTTTTGCTGGCGATGACCGCGAACGTCTGCAGGATATTAATGCGCTCGCCACCCTGTCCGCGCTGCCGGATATTGTGCTGGCGGTGCGCGGCGGCTATGGCGCCACCCGCCTGCTTGATCAGGTCGATTATCCGGCGCTGCGTCAGCTGGCAGGACAACCGCTGGCAATCTGCGGCCACAGCGATTTTACCGCCCTGCAACTGGCGCTGCTGACGCAAAGTGGCCTGATAACCTTCAGTGGTCCGATGCTGTGCAGCAATTTTGGTGCTGAGCAATTGTCTGATTTCACCATCGAACACTTCTGGCGGGCGATCACTCAGCCGGAATTCAGCGTAGAGTGGCAGACAACCGCACCCGATACGCAGGTCAGCGGGACGCTGTGGGGCGGTAATCTGGCGATGATTGCCTCGCTGGTCGGTACGCCATGGCTGCCGCAGGGTGATGACGGCATTCTGGTGATTGAGGATGTAAATGAACATCCGTTTCGCACCGAACGGATGTTGTTGCAGCTGCATCAGAGCGGCATTCTGGCGCGGCAGCGCGCAATTATCACCGGCAGTTTTACCGGTGTGACGCTAAGCGAATATGACAATGGCTTTGATTTCCCCGATGTCTGGCAGCGCATACGCGAGCTGAGCGGATTACCGGTGATCACCGATCTGGCCTTTGGTCATCATCAGGATACCGTGACCCTGCCATTGGGGGCGCAAGCCGTATTACAGGTAAATCAGGGCTGTAGTCAGCTGAGCATTAAGGGACATCCGACGCTCAGATAA
- a CDS encoding alpha/beta fold hydrolase, producing the protein MLKLTRHLLLTTVLTTFAASAQAAPQYGQELQGFAMPYPLQHFSFTSQSQQLSMGYMDIAPEGQANGHTVVLMHGKNFCGATWQETIAALSKGGYRVVAPDQIGFCTSTKPAAYQYSFQQLAQNTQALLQHLHISRAIIIGHSTGGMLATRYSLMYPQQVEQLVLVNPIGLEDWKAKGVPWRSVDQWYQRELKLSAESIKQYELKTYYVGKWQPRYDQWVDMLAGLNNGPGKQRVAWNSALIYDMIFTQPVFYEFKDLRMPTTLMIGTSDTTAIGSDIASPQVKAQVGNYQVLGKQVAAVIPHARLISFPGMGHAPQMEEPQKFNQQLLEALTHPPGRE; encoded by the coding sequence ATGCTGAAATTGACGCGTCATCTGTTGCTGACGACGGTACTGACCACTTTTGCCGCCAGTGCGCAGGCCGCACCGCAATACGGTCAGGAGTTGCAGGGTTTCGCTATGCCGTATCCGCTGCAGCACTTCAGTTTTACCTCGCAGTCACAACAGCTGAGTATGGGCTATATGGATATTGCGCCGGAAGGGCAGGCCAACGGCCATACGGTGGTGCTGATGCATGGTAAAAACTTCTGTGGCGCCACCTGGCAGGAGACGATTGCCGCGCTGAGTAAGGGCGGATACCGGGTGGTTGCGCCGGATCAGATTGGCTTCTGCACCTCGACCAAACCTGCCGCTTATCAGTACAGCTTCCAGCAGCTGGCGCAAAATACCCAGGCGCTGCTGCAACATCTGCATATTTCACGGGCGATTATTATCGGCCACTCCACCGGGGGGATGCTGGCGACGCGCTACAGCCTGATGTATCCGCAACAGGTTGAACAGCTGGTGCTGGTCAATCCTATCGGTCTGGAAGACTGGAAAGCCAAAGGTGTGCCGTGGCGCAGTGTTGATCAGTGGTATCAGCGCGAGCTGAAACTGTCGGCGGAAAGTATCAAGCAGTATGAACTGAAAACCTACTACGTTGGCAAATGGCAACCGCGCTATGACCAGTGGGTGGATATGCTGGCGGGGTTGAATAACGGTCCGGGCAAACAGCGCGTGGCATGGAATTCGGCGCTGATCTACGACATGATTTTCACCCAGCCGGTCTTTTACGAATTTAAAGATCTGCGTATGCCTACCACCCTGATGATTGGCACTTCAGATACTACTGCAATTGGCAGCGATATCGCTTCGCCACAGGTGAAAGCGCAGGTGGGGAATTATCAGGTTCTGGGCAAGCAGGTGGCGGCAGTGATTCCGCATGCGCGGCTGATCAGCTTCCCGGGTATGGGACATGCACCCCAGATGGAAGAGCCGCAGAAGTTCAATCAACAGTTGCTGGAGGCATTAACGCATCCACCAGGCAGGGAGTAA
- a CDS encoding dienelactone hydrolase family protein: protein MSNIVVKSVDYQANGQALQGRLVWQSGQDGKLPGLVMAPNWMGVSDKAVDLVRQVVAQGYVVFIADLYGADVRPTNAEEAGAAMMAVKDTPLERTRMQAALDTLVAQTDAPVDSEKLAAFGFCFGGHCVLELARSGAPLKATLTFHGTLDTTDRHGASNITGSVLVLDGAEDPLVPREQLPAFAAEMSAASVDWQLLSFGGAVHSFTDPQANVAGISMYHDQASKRAFRAMYNLLSEVM, encoded by the coding sequence ATGAGCAATATTGTAGTTAAAAGCGTCGATTATCAGGCCAATGGCCAGGCTTTACAGGGACGTCTGGTTTGGCAATCGGGTCAGGATGGCAAACTGCCAGGACTGGTGATGGCGCCAAACTGGATGGGCGTCAGCGATAAAGCGGTCGACCTGGTGCGCCAGGTGGTGGCTCAGGGTTACGTGGTGTTTATCGCCGATCTCTACGGCGCTGATGTGCGTCCCACCAATGCTGAAGAAGCGGGTGCGGCAATGATGGCGGTAAAAGATACACCGCTGGAGCGTACGCGTATGCAGGCAGCGCTGGATACCCTGGTGGCGCAAACTGATGCCCCGGTCGACAGCGAAAAACTCGCCGCCTTTGGCTTCTGCTTTGGCGGTCACTGTGTGCTGGAGCTGGCGCGCAGCGGCGCACCACTGAAAGCGACGCTGACTTTCCACGGTACGCTGGATACCACTGACCGCCATGGCGCCAGTAATATTACCGGTTCAGTGCTGGTGCTGGATGGCGCGGAAGATCCGCTGGTGCCACGTGAACAGTTACCGGCCTTTGCGGCAGAGATGAGCGCCGCCAGTGTTGACTGGCAGTTGCTGAGCTTTGGCGGCGCGGTACACTCCTTTACCGATCCACAGGCGAATGTGGCGGGTATCAGCATGTATCATGACCAGGCCAGCAAGCGCGCCTTCCGCGCGATGTATAACCTGTTGAGCGAAGTCATGTAA
- the dld gene encoding D-lactate dehydrogenase, with amino-acid sequence MAKDQDIIPQLQRLLAADQLLTSEDDKAYYTKGFRVGKGQALAVAIPQTLMQLWQVLQACVACDKIILMQAANTGVTGGSTPDGSDYDREIVIISTRRIKGVQVIDDAQQVIAFPGSTLTELENALKPHHKEPHSVIGSSCIGASVIGGVCNNSGGSLIRRGPAFTEKSLFAQINHDGSLSLVNHLGVDLGDTPEEMIARLEQQQYVTGVAADWQGKIWADDYASILRDVGADTPTRYNGNVQYLHDSAGSAGKIAVFAVRLSTFDASDKTATFYIGTHQESELVALRRYLLENLDELPLQAEYIHRNAFDLTVKYAKHMYWAINRLGPEALPSLMAGKAKWDLRVKKLRILPHNFVDKALQLVNNLTPKMVARRLLDYRDRYEHHLMIKAESRHIVQLQQLLTTFFSAQPGAFFRCDDREEKDAFLVRFGVGGCTISYCDYYAIDPDKRLIAFDVALRRNDSQWRINLPPELQAQVQEDSCCGHFFCFVNHQDYILKPGVDADAFKHQVLTYLDQRGARYPAEHNVGHLYQASDEYKLHMRHLDPTNSCNPGIGKTSKRKFWQ; translated from the coding sequence ATGGCGAAGGATCAGGACATTATTCCGCAGTTGCAACGTCTGCTGGCAGCTGACCAGTTGCTGACCAGCGAAGACGATAAAGCGTACTACACCAAAGGGTTTCGGGTTGGCAAAGGTCAGGCGCTGGCGGTGGCCATCCCGCAAACGCTGATGCAGCTGTGGCAGGTTTTACAGGCTTGTGTCGCCTGCGACAAAATTATTCTGATGCAGGCGGCCAATACCGGCGTGACCGGCGGTTCAACGCCGGATGGCAGCGACTACGACCGTGAAATCGTGATTATCAGCACCCGACGGATTAAGGGCGTGCAGGTGATTGATGATGCGCAGCAGGTGATTGCCTTTCCCGGCAGCACGCTGACGGAACTGGAAAATGCCCTTAAGCCGCATCATAAAGAACCGCATTCAGTGATTGGATCCTCCTGTATTGGCGCGTCGGTGATTGGCGGCGTCTGTAATAATTCTGGTGGATCATTAATTCGGCGTGGCCCGGCGTTTACCGAAAAATCGCTGTTCGCACAAATCAATCACGACGGCAGCCTGTCGCTGGTCAACCATTTAGGCGTCGACCTTGGCGATACGCCGGAAGAGATGATCGCGCGGCTGGAGCAGCAGCAGTATGTCACCGGCGTCGCCGCCGACTGGCAGGGCAAGATCTGGGCGGATGATTACGCCTCGATTCTGCGTGATGTCGGTGCCGATACGCCAACCCGCTATAACGGCAATGTACAGTATCTGCATGACAGCGCCGGTAGCGCCGGAAAGATTGCGGTATTTGCCGTGCGCCTCTCCACCTTTGACGCCAGCGATAAAACCGCGACCTTTTATATCGGCACTCACCAGGAGAGCGAGCTGGTAGCGCTGCGTCGCTATCTGCTGGAGAACCTCGATGAACTGCCATTGCAGGCCGAGTATATCCATCGTAACGCCTTCGATCTCACGGTGAAATACGCCAAACATATGTACTGGGCGATTAACCGGCTGGGACCGGAAGCGCTGCCGTCGTTAATGGCAGGCAAGGCGAAGTGGGATCTGCGGGTGAAAAAGCTGCGCATTCTGCCGCACAACTTTGTCGATAAGGCGCTGCAACTGGTGAATAATCTGACGCCCAAAATGGTAGCCCGACGCCTTCTCGATTATCGCGATCGTTACGAACATCATCTGATGATTAAAGCCGAATCCCGCCACATCGTGCAGTTACAACAGCTGTTAACCACCTTTTTCAGCGCGCAGCCCGGGGCGTTTTTCCGCTGTGACGATCGGGAGGAAAAGGATGCGTTTCTGGTACGCTTTGGCGTCGGAGGCTGCACTATCTCTTACTGCGATTACTACGCCATTGATCCTGATAAGCGGCTGATCGCCTTTGACGTGGCGCTGCGACGTAATGACAGCCAGTGGCGCATTAATTTACCGCCAGAGTTGCAGGCGCAGGTGCAGGAAGATTCCTGCTGCGGCCATTTTTTCTGCTTTGTTAATCATCAGGATTATATTCTGAAGCCCGGCGTGGATGCCGATGCGTTTAAACATCAGGTGCTGACGTATCTCGATCAGCGCGGTGCGCGCTATCCGGCAGAGCATAATGTCGGTCATCTGTATCAGGCTTCTGACGAATATAAACTGCATATGCGCCATCTTGACCCAACCAACAGCTGTAATCCAGGGATTGGTAAAACCAGTAAGCGTAAGTTCTGGCAGTAA
- a CDS encoding MFS transporter, which translates to MNNANHLRTTSSAQQQPAWGAVFSMALGVFGLVTAEFLPASLLTPMAASLEASEALTGQAVTITAVVALITSFVSASATRKMDRRWVLLAFSVMLIVSNLLVAFAPQLSFVFAGRVLLGVAIGGFWTLSAATAMRLVPAALIPRALSIIFSGVSVATIAAAPLGSYFGDLIGWRNVFIAAAAIGALALVWQIASLPKMPPAAAGHTSNFLTVLKRPGIQMAMFAVILVFSGHFAFFTYLRPFLENVTGVGVNGLSAILLGFGVANFAGTLLAGLLLERNLNLTLMMTPLVMGIMGVALVLLGFAPMIDALLIALWGMAFGAVPVGWSTWLTRTMPDDAESGGGLMVAAVQLAIAVGAAAGGAIFNLGGARGVFIGSALALLIATVTIYIALRPKPAMA; encoded by the coding sequence ATGAACAACGCGAATCACCTGAGGACAACGTCTTCCGCGCAGCAACAGCCGGCATGGGGGGCGGTATTTTCGATGGCGCTGGGCGTCTTCGGCCTGGTTACCGCTGAATTCCTGCCTGCCAGTCTGCTGACGCCGATGGCCGCCAGCCTCGAGGCCAGCGAAGCATTAACCGGCCAGGCGGTCACTATTACCGCCGTCGTGGCGTTAATCACCAGCTTTGTCAGCGCCAGCGCCACACGTAAAATGGATCGCCGCTGGGTATTACTGGCGTTTTCTGTGATGTTGATTGTCTCCAATCTGCTGGTGGCCTTTGCGCCACAGCTGTCATTTGTCTTTGCCGGGCGCGTGTTGCTGGGGGTGGCGATTGGTGGGTTCTGGACCCTGTCGGCTGCGACAGCGATGCGGCTGGTGCCCGCAGCACTTATCCCGCGCGCGCTGTCGATTATTTTTAGCGGGGTTTCCGTGGCCACTATCGCTGCCGCGCCGCTGGGCAGTTACTTTGGCGATCTGATCGGCTGGCGTAATGTGTTTATCGCCGCTGCCGCCATTGGCGCGCTGGCACTGGTCTGGCAGATCGCCAGCTTACCGAAAATGCCACCGGCCGCTGCGGGCCACACCAGTAATTTTTTAACGGTGCTAAAACGACCCGGTATTCAGATGGCGATGTTCGCCGTTATCCTGGTTTTCTCTGGCCATTTTGCTTTCTTCACCTATCTGCGTCCGTTTCTGGAGAATGTCACTGGCGTCGGCGTGAACGGGCTGTCGGCGATTCTGTTGGGTTTTGGCGTCGCCAATTTCGCCGGAACGTTGCTCGCCGGGCTGCTGCTGGAACGCAATCTTAATCTGACATTGATGATGACGCCGCTGGTGATGGGAATAATGGGCGTGGCGCTGGTGCTGCTGGGATTCGCTCCGATGATCGATGCGCTGCTGATTGCACTGTGGGGAATGGCGTTTGGCGCGGTGCCGGTTGGCTGGTCGACCTGGCTGACGCGCACTATGCCTGATGATGCCGAAAGCGGTGGTGGACTGATGGTGGCGGCCGTGCAGCTGGCGATTGCCGTTGGCGCTGCAGCAGGCGGGGCGATATTTAATCTCGGGGGCGCCAGAGGGGTGTTTATCGGTAGCGCGCTGGCGCTGCTGATTGCGACGGTGACCATCTATATCGCGTTACGGCCAAAGCCGGCGATGGCTTAA
- a CDS encoding OsmC family protein, whose translation MTIHKKGQAHWEGDIKQGKGYISTESGALSQQPYGFNTRFEGKAGTNPEELIGAAHSACFSMALSLMLGDAGFVPESIDTTADVSLDKADGGFAITQVALKSQVKLPGIDKETFDKIINQAKAGCPVSKLLKAEITLEYQLDN comes from the coding sequence ATGACCATTCATAAAAAAGGACAGGCTCACTGGGAAGGTGATATCAAGCAGGGCAAAGGTTATATTTCTACCGAGAGTGGCGCACTTAGCCAGCAACCCTACGGATTCAATACCCGCTTCGAAGGTAAAGCCGGTACCAACCCGGAAGAGCTGATTGGCGCGGCGCACTCAGCCTGCTTTTCAATGGCGTTATCGTTAATGTTAGGCGACGCCGGTTTTGTGCCAGAGAGTATTGATACCACCGCAGACGTTTCGCTGGATAAAGCTGATGGCGGATTCGCTATCACCCAGGTGGCGCTGAAAAGCCAGGTTAAGCTGCCAGGCATTGATAAAGAGACTTTTGATAAAATTATCAATCAGGCTAAAGCAGGTTGCCCGGTATCAAAATTGCTGAAGGCGGAAATCACCCTTGAGTATCAGCTGGACAACTAA
- a CDS encoding YgdI/YgdR family lipoprotein: MTLTIKKTLLAAATLTAGLFLAGCANDHVMHTNDGRTIVVSGKPEVDKDTGMISYTDEQGKQQQINRSEIKEMSEFDD, translated from the coding sequence ATGACGTTAACGATTAAAAAGACACTTTTAGCCGCGGCAACCCTGACTGCGGGTCTGTTCCTCGCCGGTTGTGCCAATGATCACGTTATGCATACCAATGACGGGCGCACCATTGTGGTTTCGGGCAAGCCGGAAGTGGATAAAGACACCGGGATGATCAGCTACACCGATGAGCAGGGTAAGCAGCAGCAGATTAACCGCTCAGAAATTAAAGAGATGTCTGAGTTTGACGATTAA